Within the Kingella potus genome, the region CGGCAGGCTTTCAGACGGCCTTTCTCCGTTTACAGAAAGCATTGCAGCAAATCGTTTAAAAACAGCCTGCCTTGCGCGGTCGGCCTGAATGCGGCGGGATCATTTTCCAGCAGGCCTTTGCGGCGGGCGGTTTCGATTTGCGCCATGATGCGGGCGGTGGGAATGCCGGTGCGTTCTTGCAGCAGGTGGGCGGGTACGCCGTCGGTCAGGCGCAGGGCGTTCATCATGAATTCAAAGGGTAATTCGTCGGCGGAAACGGTTTTGCGTTCGATGCCGTCAGGCGGGTTGCGCTGCATGGCGGCGAGGTAGTCGTTGGGGTGGCGGCGGCGTACGGTGCGCTCGATACGGTCGGGAAATGAGATTTTGCCGTGTGCGCCTGCGCCGATGCCGATGTAGTCGCCAAACTGCCAGTAGTTCAGGTTGTGGCGGCACTGCATTTGCGGACGGGCGAAGGCGGAGGTTTCGTAGTGGATGAAACCTGCGCTGCCGAGTGCGCCGTGTACTGCGTCTTCGATGTCGAGTGCGGCTTCGTCTTGCGGCAGGCCTTGGGGCGGGGTGTGGCCGAAGGGGGTGTTGGGTTCCATAGTCAGGTGGTACGCGCTGATGTGGCCTGCTCCTGTGGCGATGGCGGTGTTTGTGTCGTTTAAGGCCGTCTGAACGGTTTGGCCGGGCAGGGCGTACATTAAGTCGATGTTTACTTTTTCAAACAGTTTTAAGGCGGTATCGATGGCGCGCAGGGCTTCGCTGCCGTTGTGTACGCGGCCGAGACGCTTGAGCATGGTGTCGTCGAAACTTTGTACGCCGATGGAAAGGCGTGTGATACCTGCGTCTTTGAAGCCTTTGAATTTTTCGATTTCAAACGTACCCGGGTTGGCCTCGAGGGTGATTTCTGCTTCGGGCTGCAGGCGCAGCAGCGAGCGCAGGCCGCCCAGCAGGCGGTCGATGGATGCTGCTTGAAACAGGCTGGGCGTGCCGCCGCCGAAAAATATCGTTTCCACCGGCCGCCCCCAGATATTGGGCAATTCGGTTTGCAAATCGGCCAGCAGTGCGTCGATATAGGCTGCTTCGGGCAGGCCGTTTTTCAGGCTGTGGGAATTGAAGTCGCAATACGGGCATTTTTTGATGCACCAGGGGATGTGGATGTAGAGCGACAGCGGCGGCAGGGCGGCGAGGCTGCCGGGTTGGCGGAAGGCGATTTGGGTCATGTGTAAAAAGCGGGTGTCCGGAAGGAGGCCGTCTGAAAAGCCTTTCAGACGGCCTTTGCGGCTTGCAGGGCGGAGATTTTGCCGATTAGTTCGCGCAGGGCTTGTGCGCGGTGGCTTTCGGTGTTTTTGGTGTTTGGGTCGAGTTCTGCGGCGGTGCGGCCGTGTGCGGGCAGGTAAAAGTGCGGGTCGTAGCCGAAACCGTTGCTTCCTGCGGGCTTGTCCTGCCATTGTCCGCACCAGATGCCTTCGGCGATGACGGGCAGGGGGTCGTCGGGATGGCGCACGAGTACGAGTACGCAGACGTAGCAGCAGCTTTTGTCGGCTTTTCCGGCCAAACAGGCGGCGAGTTTGGCGTTGTTGGCGGCATCGGATTTGGGATTGCCGCCCGCAAAACGTGCCGACTGCACGCCGGGTGCGCCGCCCAGCGCGTCGGCGCAGATGCCGCTGTCGTCGGCAAGGGCGGGCAGGCCGCTGTGGCGCGAGGCGTGGCGGGCTTTGGCAAGCGCGTTTTCGACGAATGTGTGATACGGCTCGGGGCATTCGGGCGTGTCAAACTGGGATTGCGGCAGGATGCGGATGTGGTGCGCGGCAAAGAGGCGGGAAAATTCTTCGAGTTTGCCGGCGTTGCCGCTGGCGAGGACGATTTTTTCAAACACAGCGTGCTCCTCAGGGGGTGTTCGGGTTCGGGTTTTCAGACGGCCTCGATGCCTTGGCGCGGGCGTGTTCGCGGATGGCGAGGGCGAGCGAGGCGATTTGGGCGAAGGCGGCGGCGAGGGCGAAAAGGAAGCAGGCCAGGGCAAACTGGCGGCTGCCGGCCGCCAGCAGCCAGGCACCCGCGCCGATCAGGGCGGTGAAAAAAAGCGTAAAGGAAAGCGTGAGCAGCAGGTAGGCGCGGCGTTTGTTCATGGCGGCAGACAGGGAAAAAGGCGGCATTATAGCGGATGGCGCGGGCTGTGCCTTTGCTTGCGGGCAGGCCGTCTGAAACCGCTTTTTCAGACGGCCTGCCGGATTTGCGGCGGGCTTACCCTTTGGCGGATGCGGGCGGCGGCTCCAGCCACACCGCGCTGACCATGCGGCCGGTTTGCCCGTCGCGGCGGTGGGAGAAGAAAGTGTCGCGTTCGAGTACGGTGCAGCGGCCGTCGCCGTAGATTTGCGTGATGCCTTCGCGGCGCAGGATGCGGGTGGCGAGGGCGTAGATGTCGGCGAGGTATTTGCCGCCGCCGATGTCGGAAAACGCGGACCCGGCGGCGGGATCGGTGCGGCAGAATGCGTCGGATACGTCCTGCCCGACTTCAAACGCGTCGGGGCCGATGGCGGGGCCGAGGTAGGCGAGGATGCCGGCGGGGTCGGCGTTCATGGCGGCTATGGTGTTTTGCAGCACGCCGTGTGC harbors:
- the hemW gene encoding radical SAM family heme chaperone HemW; protein product: MTQIAFRQPGSLAALPPLSLYIHIPWCIKKCPYCDFNSHSLKNGLPEAAYIDALLADLQTELPNIWGRPVETIFFGGGTPSLFQAASIDRLLGGLRSLLRLQPEAEITLEANPGTFEIEKFKGFKDAGITRLSIGVQSFDDTMLKRLGRVHNGSEALRAIDTALKLFEKVNIDLMYALPGQTVQTALNDTNTAIATGAGHISAYHLTMEPNTPFGHTPPQGLPQDEAALDIEDAVHGALGSAGFIHYETSAFARPQMQCRHNLNYWQFGDYIGIGAGAHGKISFPDRIERTVRRRHPNDYLAAMQRNPPDGIERKTVSADELPFEFMMNALRLTDGVPAHLLQERTGIPTARIMAQIETARRKGLLENDPAAFRPTAQGRLFLNDLLQCFL
- a CDS encoding non-canonical purine NTP pyrophosphatase, with amino-acid sequence MFEKIVLASGNAGKLEEFSRLFAAHHIRILPQSQFDTPECPEPYHTFVENALAKARHASRHSGLPALADDSGICADALGGAPGVQSARFAGGNPKSDAANNAKLAACLAGKADKSCCYVCVLVLVRHPDDPLPVIAEGIWCGQWQDKPAGSNGFGYDPHFYLPAHGRTAAELDPNTKNTESHRAQALRELIGKISALQAAKAV
- a CDS encoding NGO_0222 family membrane protein, encoding MPPFSLSAAMNKRRAYLLLTLSFTLFFTALIGAGAWLLAAGSRQFALACFLFALAAAFAQIASLALAIREHARAKASRPSENPNPNTP